TGACGTTAAGAGCATTGTAGTGTGTTACTAGCATAGGATTTTCAAGAAActaacatgtaaaaaaaaacctGGCAGGGAGTGTGCGGCAGTGAGGAAAAAACCCGGCAGTGAAAGGGTTAACTGGTCAAGAGTGTTTTTTAGCCAGGCCAAGTTAAGTTTTCGAAAGCAAATCGGCGCTTTTACATGCGAtacacggttcagcatgttgccatGGCCATGCGTGTGCTAATATTGTAGCGTTGGCCCCCATTTACAGCACCAGTAGTCGATCGCATTTTGTATCTAACAGAGAAACCACATAACTCTGGGTACTTACTCGCAAACTCACGCACATACAACAGCATGTGCGCTGCCATGCATTGTGGGACGCATGTGCTGCTTGTTAGAGTTAACTTTCTTTACTCCGTAATATGTATAGAATAAAGCGTAAGCGTCGAATAATATACGAATTGCAATCTTAAGCAATAAGAATGCTGTACTTTataacagccgacttacgtacagtaatatCATATGACTACATCCGgagtaccaagatttcactgcCAGGCCACGCCACTTACtgatttttgagactttctttgccaatttaaaactATAATTCCTGCTTATGTCACGAACAGCGTGCCGGGCGACTATAAATCGTGGTCAATTCATCATCAGCATCTCACAAcccattctggccagttgtcagtccctttaaaggcACTACTCAACCTTTACTGAACTTAAGAAAAGAAACATCACTTGCTCAGTTCCCAGCACCTTGAATGAGGAAGCTCAAGTGAAAGCTGTGAAAGGCTTCCTCTGAGGTTCAAGAATAGATCCATAAATTATTTATTTCCAACAGAAGTTAGGGGTCCCCCAGGCAAAAAGCagttggaaaaattggaagtcaTTTAATTTCCAGAACACTGTGGGCAATCAAGCCTGCTGGAGTTGGACCAAGAAAAAGTTCATACACCAACTACCGTAATACCTCACGAGCTAGCCTACCTAAAATCTAGGGTAAATCGGCTGAAAAGAGGGAGTGGGCTAACTTTTGGCGTACAATCAAAAAATACACCATCATAGCTAAAGGTTTGTGTTTATATGTCCTTGTTCAGTCTTCTTTAAAACCATAAAAACACAGTCGCAATGCCTGTTCGGTTGTCTAACTCTAGTTCCATTGCCATGCTTGCAGTCCATGCCCCATTGGTGGGCAGTCTTGCTCACATTGCTACGAATGTTCCGGTGCTATTGGGCCacctccattttctttttaatcatGAAGCTCTGCAGCATCCTGAAATCTTTGCTGTTCCAGGATAAAAGACAAAGTGACCAAGCTTTGCAAGTGTGGGGATTGTTCAGCATTGTTTACTTATCTACCGTGGTACGTAGATTCTGCCAAGGCCACCAGTGCAGCAAAGTTGGATGAACCAAAGATGGCTGTCCTTCCCAGTTCGTTTTGTTCCTTATCTCCATCAGTAGCTAACCGACACCGTTTTTGCCATGATCACCATTAGTGGAGGCAGCAGTGGCACCACCCCCCTTCAAGGCAGTGGGATTACGAGGAGTAGGCTTACTTTTGGTGtttcaaaaaaaaatataaaaaaatcatGCCAAAAACAGGGTTGGGTTTTCTTTCGGCGGTGGGGCACCTTGGGATATCACGTAAAGTGTGCATCAATACCGATGGTGGTTATCTGGAAACACAATATTGTCTTAGATGGCAAAAATAACACTGGTTGCTTCTTAGTTATTCTGAATAAGCACAGAATTTTGGGGCTGCCCTTGCCTATGAAGAACGTGTGAATAGCAGCTTCCTTTTAATAACTGTGAGAATGACCAACACAGAGATTTCTATCATGGTATGACATATTTGTGAGACAGGCACACATCCCTAAAAGCTGCACTAAAATAGGAATACACagcaaggaaaagaaaatatGTCTGCCTAGCAACAGCTACTTCCTCAGTTGTGTAAGTagttgcagaaattgcagaaaaGCAATTTTACACAATCATAAAAACCTTGATCTGCATGACATAAAGGTACTTATGACTTCTAAATGCTGCTTTTCAGGTTACCAGAAAACCTGAAAAACAAGCAAACTTTAAAATATTCATACAAACCTATCCAAGAAATTCATCTAGCAAGCACAGCCAACTAAGGATGAAAAttaaagagaaataaaaattacCAAAAAACATGAGAGTACATACCAGTCAGAGGGACAAAAATCTCATCATTCACAGTTGAAGAGCTGAAAAACAACGTACAACGGTCACTGAACCTTCATTGGTGAGCGGAGCAAATTTACTTTATAGCATGATTTGCTGCAGAGAAAACTGTACAGCATAGCTAGTTTTTTTTGCAATAAGCTTTTCGAAGGAAAACCATTGGTGTTGGTGTCAAAAGAAAGGCTTATACAGGATGTCCAaactatcatgcactaagatttaaaatatgcaaatgccatgtagctcgacagaaccaaggtaatgttgtttgtcatcgcatggagatactcagattattttttgcattctactcaattacataattagccttaattaatcaacttctcaaatattataatgagATAAAAAGTGTATACGAGAAAaatgtagagcagcatgaaaaactcccgatacagctttctgttgctcaatacgtgctatataaaagtttttcagagcgtgaaagaagcccgcaaatacacgcaacatacctcgagcggccagtcgtgcgaCAATTTTGCGtctatttgcgggcttctttcccgctcggaaaaacacttttatgtagcatgtataaagcaacagaaaactgtatcggaagttttccatgttactctacaattttctcattgacacttttcatctaattatattacTTGAAAATTTGATTAGTCAATTATTTATggctaattatgtaattgggTAGAATGTAAAAAATAATCTGCGTATCTCCATGCGATGGCAAACAACCTTACCTTGCTCCTGTcgagctacatggcatttgcgtatttttaaatTTTGCTGCATGATAGTCTGGACACCTTCTATATATTTAGCTTAACATTCACGATCATGTGGTATGCACACAATGCTCAAGCAAGCAGTGGAAGCCAGAATGCTGGGCTAGCTCTGGCAAAGCTTGCTGAGCAGCTCAAGCATGAAGGTGCGTCCACTTCGCATTGTCGCTTTTGGAGTGAAATGCACTTCTTCATGTCCCTCGTTAGGAAGGGCCTGCAGAGGTGCCAACATGCAAagttttcccagccagctgcagcagcgggTTGACGTTTTCTAGGAAACGACCGTCAGTCTCCAGCTGAACAGCGCCACTAGGTCTACTGTGGAGCCTTGCTTTGAAAGGACGACAAGGCGTCATTCCGCAGCCTTTTGGCATCACAATGTCTGCTGCGGCAACTGACCGTGCAAGGACGACAATACAGTGAGTCAGCAACTCTTAATCGCCGGAATGCCGGAACGACATAggcgaaccaggctttgttagtGAACTCGCCATCACCGACCTGGTCTGTCGGGAGCGGGGGAGTTCCTGAGGGAATGTATTTGGTGGCACcgtcccacgcgcctttcaagactcaagacAATGGAGAACCACGGTGGCCACTCTGCGGGGGTCAGCACAGGGATTAAGAGGCGCCTCCTTAGGGCAAGACTTAGTTCTGCGAAGACCATCTCGcctcggtgggggcagtgaaacctgtgcaGAAGTGTGTGTGTAAGGCCTCCCCCTTAAAGGCGGCTCAGCTACGATGACTCGGGTCGAACGTTTTCCCTCACCGAGGgttctagggaggacagagtgtatttaaggagctgtTGCGCGGCTCCTCAGGGTGCTTTCTcttgcagtcatgctagactgatgaactgcaacgtccttatgtagatactgtaaataaacccatattcttcattcttgatgagaacaagtctctcacttcaacaacgtcctcagcgtggatgagttggacgacagcatgggccagctgccatctaattcatgcccgatgCCAAACTTTACACCCTGAATCCTCTATGTGGGAGCCGCACATGTGGCGTCAATCGCAGGACAGCACAACAGCGCAAATGAGCCTCGAATGCCTGTACAACTGCGACCCCAATAATAATGCAGGATGTGCATATAATTGCTGTTGCACACAAATCAGTTCTGCCAAAATCGAAAGATAGAGGCAGTTTCATTCACTCTTGCCCTAAGTGAAAAGCATCCAAAGCTGGGTTATCTTATTTATCAACTAGATCGAGTGAGCACGTCCATTACATACAGATGCTGCATGTGTCACAATATGCACCGCACAGTCTGAATCACACTTGTATAGAGTGGTCAATCACCCCATTTGGCCGCCGTCTTTcgcaaaacacacgcacacacagacagacagaggccgATGCTACAATGAAACCACGCATGGTCAGGCATCATGCTTGGTCCATACAAACATATGCGGAACCTAGCAGCAGCCGGCCACTTGACTACTCTACCAAATGTGACTCAGACTAGGATCAGATGTTCCTTCTCCATGCACACACTCTACTAAAATGAAGGAACAGACATGTGGTGCACGCTATTCTGTGGTTACGCCAACCGGCGCACCCTCGAAATGTCACCTAATGACACCTTTGTGCgtaaagaaagacaaacacgCTTCACGAGGAATAAAGTTACCTTGGTGAGTTCGTGCTGTACTTGCTGTCGGCTACAGATTGTGACACACTTCCTTGTCGCCTCTTCCTATGTGCTTTCTTCTTGCTCGACTTTCGTGGCGAATGATCCGGATTCGGTGACGCAGACGGCGAATTAGTTACCTTGAAAACAGATACGGGTAAATCAGGCGACATAGAAGAGTAAGTGGGTCATGTGCTACGAACACAGATGTCACACAGGCCACATCATTGCAGAAGAAAATGACTGTATTGCGAAAGTGCGTATACACTGTACGAGAATGCGTGCATACGAAGAGTAATTACGTGCTTCCACTAGCGAAGAAACAACTGCAAACGTGAAGCACGCATTGTAGAAGGCGATGTTCTGCACATTCTCTAGAAAGAGTATAACGAACGAGGGATGTATTAAAAACagtttaaccatattgcacaacCCGAATTATTATTTAAACGATGCTGTACACAGCCCGCATTTGACAGCTCAGAGGGCCAATTTCGGCGCGCTCGCGGACTAGCCAGAAGACACAGAAAAGGCTTGGGCCACAATAGCACCTGTGTACTGCGAGACGGAAGCTGAAGGAGCCGGTGTGTTTCTTCAAAATCTTGGAAGTCGTTGATACCGCCACCAGCAACATTCGATGTCGTTTGTGGTGCCATCTCGGGAGCATCGCCCATAATCTGCATCGTACAAAATGAGAAAGGCTGCTACCGAAACTAGTCCAGCAGAGTTCTTATGGCTTCAACGATTATATTCAATACTAACCGTATTCGTAACTTGGAAGAAATAAGGCTCGATTCTCTTAGCAAACTGCGCGTTTGAAATGGTATGACGCCAATTATAAGTGATTATATCGGCATGATATGCTCACCTAAGTACTGCCGCATTAAGCGG
This Dermacentor albipictus isolate Rhodes 1998 colony chromosome 1, USDA_Dalb.pri_finalv2, whole genome shotgun sequence DNA region includes the following protein-coding sequences:
- the LOC135903949 gene encoding uncharacterized protein isoform X2; translation: MGDAPEMAPQTTSNVAGGGINDFQDFEETHRLLQLPSRSTQVTNSPSASPNPDHSPRKSSKKKAHRKRRQGSVSQSVADSKYSTNSPSSSTVNDEIFVPLTDSKSSAAMELTILEASPDDSADIPTVLVQPPSSTPSITASRDEQILEALREIVRNCTVQDPEKRASAAQVHAMLSKLL
- the LOC135903949 gene encoding uncharacterized protein isoform X1, which encodes MQIMGDAPEMAPQTTSNVAGGGINDFQDFEETHRLLQLPSRSTQVTNSPSASPNPDHSPRKSSKKKAHRKRRQGSVSQSVADSKYSTNSPSSSTVNDEIFVPLTDSKSSAAMELTILEASPDDSADIPTVLVQPPSSTPSITASRDEQILEALREIVRNCTVQDPEKRASAAQVHAMLSKLL